The Pelodiscus sinensis isolate JC-2024 chromosome 25, ASM4963464v1, whole genome shotgun sequence region atataccaaagggatatgaaaaggacaaatcaaatttcagaacagagggaggatgcgggggaggggggaggtaaatgtctgtgagctaatgatattagaggtgataattggggaagctatctttgtaatgggtaagataattagcatctttgttgagaccttggcataaagtgtcaaatttaagcatgaatgtcagttcagaggattctttttcaagtctggtgttaaaatgtctttgaagatgtagatggtatcatgagctttcatgggcacaactcacgtCTTCAGACAGTATGCAGTTAGTCTAGATGGGACATTAAGAAGGACAATAGGTCTTTAAAGGTAGTAATCACACTCCTTCCTGAGAAGTTTGCGGGAATGCTCCTTTGACATCACAGAGTCATGTGATCATGTCACCTGGTACTTTTCCACAGGAAGGGAATCAGGGTCTACTCCAAACAAAAGTGCTGCCATATGCAAATCCTGGTTAAGACTGGGGAGTGAGATAatccagattctgcacccccatctctaTCCTGCTCACTGGCAGTCCTGTCCTGCTCACTGGATCCCTCATGTTTagctccaccccagaacctaGGGGAGCTTACAAAATCCGACCAACCCTGGAacacccagaagagttaatctggcctgaggtcttgaacctcagtcctacctaccctctCTTTCCCCAGGGGGTTGGAATGCCAGGAGAGTGAGGAGTCTCAgttggggtcacatcagtgaggtttggaggggttgtttttttgcatctcacttgtgtggtcctcaacCGATTTTTCTGTAGGTTGGCAGCCCCTGACctaaaacaggttccctgcccctcccacaaaTAATGACAATGATGAAAccttttttgttggacataatattttatttaaaaatgaagcctggccaacaagcccctaattggggccaacccctcccccacaatctGGCCACAGAatcataacacttctgcacccccccacacacacacaccaaccaaaATATCTTATGGCTCTATATGAAACCATGCtacgcccacatattgaatactgcgtacagatgtgatcacctcatctcacaaaagagatattggcattggaaaagattcaaaaaaaggcaataaaaattattaggtgtttgaaacaggtcccatatgaagagagatttgaaagatttggacttttcaccttagaaaagagaagactaaggggggatatgatagaggtctctaaaatcatgagtggtgtggaaaaagtgaataaggaaaagttatttacttattcccacaatgtaagaactagaggtcacgaaatgaaattaataggcagcaggtttaaagcaaacaaaaggaagtgtttcttcactcaCTGTACAGTCAACGTGTGTAAttctttgccaggggatgtggtAAAGGTGAGGACTGTAACGGGATTCAgcaaagagctagatagattcatggaggttaggtccatcaatggctattagtcaggatgggctgaatggtgtccctagcctctgtttagggatgggtgacaggggagggatcacatgaggattccctgttgtgttccctccctctggggcatctggtattggccactgtcggcagacaggacgctgggctggatggactgttgtgCTGACCCAGTCTTGCTGTTCCTATGTTTTTtaccctgagcctatcatacacctgaatctcctgccctgagccccccacaatCCCAAATTACTatacatccccagtcttctgccacaagtCCTGCACCATCCGCACGCCACAAATCTGTGACCTGAGCCATCATACTCCcaatgcccctgccctgagcccctcatacagcccaacccaaactcctgcaccctcagcaCTCCAACCCTTCAtttgaccccaacactctccagcctggagccccctccctaaGTCAACATCatcttctcccccacctcctgctcccaaattccctcccagagcttgcacctctcaccccttcccacacccaaatccctcattcccaccccagagcccgcacctcctgtttCAACTCAGTGAgcgtgagtaagggctggggacaggcagtgatggagagaaggggaatggTGGGGCAGAGTCTCCAGGaaaggatggggtagatcttggcttaaAAAGccatcttgggtgtaaaaagtttggagaccagtCTACACTttggtggtttaaaaaaaataaaaagatagcTGCCCGTGACCACTGTGAGACAGGGTAACCTGGTTTTGTGAGTTGGTAGATCTTAGTTGTAGTTTCCACTGCACCAGAGGAAATAAATGAAGGTTAAATACTATTCCAGTTGCTCAACATCTGTTCATTGTTAAAGAAATATTCCTCTGGGGGGTGGAGTTTTCATCTTCTGTTGCAGCATGGGCAGGAGTCATTTGCTGGTTTAAATTAGAATAAATGGTGGACTTTCTGTCTTTAAATCACTGTTTGAGAACTCAGCCAGAGGCTATAGATCTATTCCAGGAGTGACTGGGAGAGATTCTGTGGCTtgtaagactacgtctacactgcacacttattttggaacaagctattctggaatagttattccgaaatacaggcagtccccgagttatgcggatccaacagatccgcagttacgaatggggcccatCTCcctagtctccagcagaccagggagaggaagcaaagacgcgtctgggctgtccgctgcctgcgtgttccgcggctttacTCCCCgtcccctggtctacagaccagggagacggagagcaaagccgcagagcccgagggcagcaggacagccacggcacgtctgggctgtcccactgcccgcgtgctccttggctttgctctgctttgctccccgtctccctggtctgcagaccaggggtacggggagcaaagcggcggaacacgcgggcagcggacagcccagacgcatctgggctgtccgctgcctgcgtgttccgcggctttgctccccgtcccctggtctgcagaccagggagatggggagcaaagcagagcaaagccgcagagcccgagggcagcaggacagccacggcgcgtctgggctgtcccactgcccccgtgctccacggctttgctctggacgcctgtggtacagcagctggggcgctgccggttggtcccgtagcgccgctctgggcgctactgaaccaacccagcagcacccccgctgctctgccctaggcgtcctgattcagccacttctggtcagtttcagcagtggctgaattaggacgcctggggcaaagcagcttgggtgctgctgggttggtcaagtcagccgctgctgaaactgaccagtggctgactacaggaagcccctgccctgggcttcctggaatcagctgctgatgagtttcagcagcagctgacttggggacgcctggggttcttaagttgaatctgtatgtaagtcagaactggcgtccagattcagcgctgttgaaactgatcagtttcagcagtggctgaatctggacgccagttccgacttacatacagattcaacttaagaacaaacctacagtccctatcttgtacgtaacccggggactgcctgtagcttatttcaaaatagcacgtctgcactgcaaggaagcttcaaaatgagtccgaggccggtttccctaatgtagacgtgctatctcaatttagagttCCAGAGAGGAACAGCTTAGaagggccctggtgaggggctattttgaaatagcagaagtggagcatctacacacgccctattttgaaatagctatttcggaataggcgttattctttgtagaatgaggtttacagtagttggaataagccgtctgttatttcaaaattatttcaaaataatggaattactgtgtagacgctcgcatagttatttcagaacaacagccgttattcagaaataactttgctgtgtagacgcaccctaactgTGCAGGAGCTCAGTCTGGATGATGATGATGCTCCATTCTGGCCGAGTCCACATCTTCTGATGCTGTTCATCGTTACAGATGTCCTTCTTATAGCCCTGTCTGCGCTGTCTCGAAAATGTGTAGCATGTTTTATCACAAGCATCCAGCTTGGCTTTTCTTCTTAATTTCTACATTTCAGTCTGGCTGGCAAAATCCCTTTATTCTCCCCTGTTGGGCTtcacttcccccatccccaccccctatTTATTGGTGAATTTAGAACAATAGAAGAGGATTGAGCACAAGGAAGTAGAGTTTTAAAGTAAGACTCTTCAGGAAGATCTATGTAGCTAAGGCAGGCCAGGATATCCCCATCCTGGGTGCAGTTTAACAATTTTCCATTAATATAATTCTGTTCCTCTTAAAATTCAAATGATCATCCCAGAAGCAGAAGTGAAAATCTTAGCAACATGTTTAAACAGATTTTAGATgtttgggttaagtttaaagaACCCAGCTGGGGTCATTGTCTTTGTTCTGTGCCCTTTGATAATAAATGCAAACAGAGAATAGCCAAGCCCTTATCACCATGGCAGCTAAGCAGGGTGGAGCAAAACATACTTGTACAAAGTCATCCACAAACTACAGTCTCTACTGCAAGGTTTCCAGGAACAGACAGAACAAAACCAACGCCCCCTGCCGTTCTTCTCAGAAAGCTGCAAAACTCAGGAAGTGAACGCCCACAAATGGGGGAGTTCTCCAAAAACAAAATTCTGctactatggggggggggcagctatcTCATCCTCCAAAAATGCCACAGAGGGACAACCATGAGAGAGGTTAGTCCAGGGGGTAGTCTGCAATTTTACTATGTCTTCAAATGCAACAATGGCAGATTTCCTCCCCGCCTAAGTGATGGGGCCTTCAGCAAGTAAGCCTGCTACAAGGTTTGCTCTAGTGACCAAGTGGAAGCCCTGCCTGCACCGGAAGAAACCTTAGCACAGTCTTCCTGGGCAGAACTAAGCTGAGAGAATTGTGGTAGTCTAGCCTAGGAGGCAAAGGCCTATGCAGTTCTGTTTGGGTTCTATAcatgtcatagggttgccagatactttcaccaaaaataccgaccatggtggggaaaaaaaggaccaaagttgttgaggaaaaaaaaaagagggcacacaggaaaaaaagagtcactgtgcctttaaatccccacactcccagctcctcctgcccccgccacaAATGGCagggaagaaaaacagaaaatacctgacattttacatgtccggtattttctgttttttttactggacagaggctgcaaataacggactgtccgggccaataccggacacctggcaaccctaagtccaGCAGTGCAGAGTCTGAATACAAGGGTGACCACTCTGAGGTCCATAGTAGAAAAGTCTGAACTTTATGGCCCACTCGCAGATATAAACGGTTCAGTGGCCACCAGTGAGCTCTGGGAATCCAAGAGCTGGGAATGCTCCCTGCAAAATATGGGCAGAACATGACACCAGATGATTGGCGAGGTTTGGAGTGTGCTGCAGAGACTCCCCTATCAGTTCCCTAGCTGGTATCACCAGACAGCTGTTAACTGGAGTAAATAAATGTTACCATGGCAGATTTTTTCCCATCGCCAGCTAGGAAATTTTTCTAGAGGAGTTGAGGAACCAGAAACTCATGTAAGAACCAACCCACGTTTCCCACCCTGTTCCACTTCCTGTGCTTGAAGGAAGTTCAGTACTGAGCAACACGGGGCTGGCAAGGAGCCTCGAGAGTCTCTGGCCTGTAACCGAGCCTGGCACCCTCCGGAGAGCCCATCGTGACTAGCTGGAGCAGGTCAATCCCTTTCATCCCGCACTGAATGCCTGAGCTTGGCATTTTGGCACTGGACACAGCTGAGGAGTGAGGTGGGGGCCCTGGGGCGAGGCACAGGTTGGTTGTTTATTAATGATAAAACGGTCTGCAAATGAGCAGTCAGCAACATTCTCTTGTTCTCGACAATAGTCACTGCCTGTTTACCGTCACATCGCTAGTAAGTAGGGGCAATGTAACGCGGCATTGGGGTCCATTCACTTGCTCTCAGTGCCGGTCACTTGCAGGCGTCCGTTAAGGTCAGGGCTCTTTCTGAAAGACGCGTGCCGGTTCACCactgggccagatccaggaacAAGTGACGTTCCCCAGCCCGCAATGGGCAGCAAGTCAAACTAGAGACTGGTCCCTGGGGGCCTTAAAATGTGTCTTGGCCACAGAGCTTCCAGTGCATCACAGCAGCCGCCTGCCTCCacagactcccctcccccagcccagttaCTCAATCAGACCACAGCCTCTCCTGGCGTTTCCCACGGGTGAGGTGGTGACAGGGCACGTGAGGAGACAGAAGGAGGGGGATGGGCTCATGGTCAATGGCATTTTTCTTCACAGACAAGACAAACTGAGCCCTGCTCAGTGTCTCATGAAGCATCAGGCTGTGTCAGAAGGTGCCTCCGCAGCCCCTGCTGGGTCCCTGGTCCTCTGGCTGCATTGCGGGCAGGGGAACTGGATGCTGGTATTTCCCCCAAAGACATGGCCCACCGCTGTGTCCCTCTGCGGCCTGACTTAGCGAGGGGAAGCTGGGGACACAAGTGGCCCAGGCCTGCTCAGGAGAAGACTGGACTGTTCGTGCCTCGCAAGGTGGGTGGGGAGTTCATTGATGGGCATGGTGCCCTCAAGCCCGGTTTCAGTGGTTTGCCTGGAACACTTGCGACTCCCCTTCATGCTTTTCAGGTTCTCGGAAAGGTGCTTCCTGAACTTCTTGGTGAGGAAGCAGTAGATGACAGGGTCTAGCATGCAGTTGGTGCTCAAGAGGCACAGAGTCACCTGATGGGCATCATTGATCTGCTGGCGCAACAAACAGTTTTTTGTCTGCCACTTCTCCAGGACTGTCAGGGTCCAGGGCAGGTCATTGAGGTGGTGAGGTACAAAACATATGATGAACACAGCCAGGACAGTGCACACCATCCACAGTGCCCGCTGCTTGACACGAGCGCTCTTCTGCAGCTGCACAGGCTTGATCAGCAGGGTCCTGATAATGAACACGTTACACACCAGAATAAACAGgaaaatgaagagaaaaataaCGAAGATGAGAATGTGGAAAGCAAGGACGGTCCCAACGTTGTCAGAGGTGT contains the following coding sequences:
- the PTAFR gene encoding platelet-activating factor receptor — protein: MMSSTERPSSTPSLANTSCAVDSEFRYTLFTIFYSFIFILGFIANCYVLWVFCQVYNWRKLNEIKIFMVNLTVADLLFLITLPLWIIYYHSQGDWVMPSFLCNVSGYLFFVNTYCSIAFLTVITYNRFQAVTKPITAAQATTWRRGIFLSAAIWVVIMSSGFYFLIDSGTNTESSNHGNVTRCFEGYNTSDNVGTVLAFHILIFVIFLFIFLFILVCNVFIIRTLLIKPVQLQKSARVKQRALWMVCTVLAVFIICFVPHHLNDLPWTLTVLEKWQTKNCLLRQQINDAHQVTLCLLSTNCMLDPVIYCFLTKKFRKHLSENLKSMKGSRKCSRQTTETGLEGTMPINELPTHLARHEQSSLLLSRPGPLVSPASPR